GTACGGTATGGCGCCGTCCAGCAGCGGAGGAACGACGGTGGGCGAGTCCCTGAACATCCTTGACCCGTTCAACCTGTCCGAGATGTCCAAGCCCGACGCCCTGCATTACTACCTGGAAGCGAGCGCGCTCTCCTTCGCGGACCGCGCCAAGTACGTGGGCGACCCGGCGTTCGTCGACGTTCCCACCGCCGAACTCACCGACCCGCTGTTCGGCAAGGAGCGCTCGTGTGCGATCGACCCGCTGCACGCGGCCGTGAAGCCCGTCGCACCCGGGGACGCGTCCACGTACGACGGCGTGTGCCCGGCAGCGCCGGCAGCGCTTGCCGACGAAAAGGACACCGAGAATATCTCGACGACCAACATGACGGTCGCGGACAAATGGGGCAACGTGGTGGAATACACGCTCACCATCGAGCAGACCGGCGGCTCCGGCATTGTGGTTCCCGGCCGCGGATTCCTGCTCAACAACGAGCTGACCGACTTCTCAACCGTGTACAGCCCCACCGATCCGAACCGGATCGAGCCTGGCAAGCGCCCGCGCTCGTCGATGTCGCCCACCATCATCCTCAAGGACGGGGATCCGTTCCTCGCACTGGGCTCGCCCGGCGGATCGACGATCATCACCACCGTCCTGCAGACGATCCTGAACCGGGTGGATTTGGGCATGAGTATCTCTGAGGCGATCGCGGCACCGCGTGCGTCGCAACGGAACACGGCCAAGGTAACGGCCGAGCCGGAGTTCATCGCGGCTTATGGAAGCCAGCTGACACCGTACGGACATGAGTTCACTCCGTCCGGAGACGCGTTCACGTCGGCAGCAGAGATCGGCGCGGCAACCGCCATCGAATTCAAGCCGGGCGGCCGCATGGTTGCCGCGGCGGAGCCCGTCAGACGCGGGGGCGGTTCGGCGATGGTATTGAAACCGTCACGGTGAGCCCTGGCCACAGCCTGCCTCAGCCGTCGTCGCCACATCACTAGCTCCAGGAGACCACCATGGGCAGCACGGACTACGTTTTCCGGACCGTGTGGCGCGTGGCCGGCACCCCGGACGAGGTTGCCGCGATCCTTGGCGACGCCACACTGCTCCCGCGGTGGTGGCCGTCGGTCTATCTTGCCGTCGAGCCGCTGCCCGGGACATCCGAAGTCGGGACGCCGGAGAACAGCACGGCCCCGGGCGTCCCGGCGCCAGCGCTCCTGCACACGAAAGGCTGGCTGCCCTACACACTCCGCTGGACGATGACGGTCACCGAACCTGTGATCACCCGCGGTTTTGCGCTCACCGCGGCCGGAGACCTGAACGGGACCGGCCGCTGGAGTTTTGAGCAGGACGGGCCGGAAACAGTGATCACCTACGACTGGGAGGTCAGCGCCGCAAAACCGCTGCTGCGGCGCCTGAGCTGGCTGCTGAAACCGGCCTTCGCCGCCAACCACCACTGGGCGATGGCCCGCGGCGTGGAGAGCCTCGCACTGGAGCTTCGCCGCCGTCGGCACCCTGACGACCCGACGGCGGTCCCGCTGCCTCCGGCGGCTACGTTCAGGCGGGCGTTGCACCGGAAACCGTAGCGGCAGGAGCGCCACCGGCGTTCGGGTTCGGGGCTCGGTAACGGATCAGCTCCGTGCGATGTGGCGCAGGAGTAGGGTTTGCCATATCTGACGAAGGGGTCCACATGAGCTACAAATTCCGAACCGTCCGGGTTCGCGGCACTGACCTGGTGGGAACCATTGCGCGCAAACACGGAAGCGGGTCCGAAATCTACGAGACTTCGAAGGACCCGAGCACGTCAGTTGTGCCGGTGTTCTTCCCGGCAACCGGCGAAATTCGGTTCTTCGACAGGTCAATGCTGGAAGACGTGGTGACGCCGGCCGGCGAACATCCCTAGGCATCCAGATCGCTCCCTGGCGGAATTCGCCGCCTACGGGTCCACTGCATCTGCTGACCGGGCCGTGCTGGACGGCGCGTTCGGTCTGGCGGCGGCTGCCAGTGCAGCGGCAGGTGATCCCCGGCAGCGGGCACGCCTGCTTGGCCGGAGCCCCAGCTGACTGAAAGGGGCGGACGCCGGTCCGTTCGGACGGGAGCCACAAAAGCGGCGGCCCCTGGATGAGTCCTGAGGCCTCCGCGGTGCCCGCCGACACGGCCGGTTGGGCGGGTGACCTGACCGCGTTGCTGCGCTCATTCACAATTGCGCGAATTTCTTCGAGTGCGAATACCCCGTTGCCAAAGAACCGGCCAAGATTGTCGGCTGCTTAACTTTCGTCGAATTCCTTCCGCGCATTGTGACAAAAGTTGTAATGCCTTATAGAATTCGAGCCACACCTACGCATCGGCTTTTGTGATGGTAGGCCTGTCCTGAACTGGACTCAGCCAGTAAGAATATGCACAAAGGAATAGCCGATGTCCAGGGATGAGTTCTCAATTCCACCAAGTGCCGTCCCGGAGCCGGGGGCGGTATCCGCGGAGTCGGAGCCGTCGGCGAGCGGGGCGGCCACAACGACGCTCCACCAGCAGGTCCTGGAGATAATCGACGCCGTCCTTGGGGACGCTGAAGCCGAAGGGGAGTGGGCCAGGGCGCAGCTCCGGAGTTTCCTCGAGGCACATCCCGGCGATCCGGAGCGGGCACTGCTGGAGCACCTGATCGCCACCAGGCAACGCACGGCGGAACCTGCCGACACCGTGCCTCCGCTGGAGCACCGCGTCCCGCGGCGGCGGCCCACCAGGAAGCCCAAGACGGTGCCGGTGCGGTTTAGCCGCAGCGTCAACAAACGAATTCAAACCGTTCTGCGTGACAAGCTGCTGCTGACAGCATTCCAGCCCATCAATGACCTTTCCTCCGGGAATGCGATCGGCGTCGAAGCGCTGACAAGATTTGTCGGAAGCGACGGAGCCAGCGCCGACGTGTGGTTCAACGAAGCGTCGGCGGTCGGCCTGGGAATTGAGCTGGAAATTGCTGCTCTGCATTGCGCACTAAAAGCTGCACTGGAAGTTCCCGAGAACTTGTTCGTCGCATTTAACCTCACCCCCGGAACATGCAGTGATCCTCGTGTGGGGGAAGCCCTGCGCGCGGCGCACCTGACTCCCGACAGAATCGTCATTGAGCTGACGGGACGCGTGCAGCCGGCGGACAGCATGTCCTTGGCGGCGTCGCTGGATCCCTTGCGGCGGCGGGGACTGCGGCTTGCGGTGAGCGCATCGGGGACCGGCTTGGCTTCCCCGGAGGAGCTCGCACAGCTTCGGCCCGACATTATCAAGCTGGATCGTAAACTTATCGAACGGATTCACGAATCCGAGGGACACCAGAGCCACGCCGCATCCATCGTGGAGCTCGCCCGCGGGGTCGGGGCCACCGTGGTGGCCGAGGGGATCGAAAGCCCGGCGGAACTCGCTGTGGTCACTGACCTGGGCGTGACCGCGGGGCAGGGTTTCCTGTTCGGCCGTCCATCTGTCCAGCCCCTGGACTGGTCAGCCTGGACCATCAGGCCGAAACAGCATCTCCGTTTGCTCTGAGGTAAGCCGGTAGTGGCGGCGCAGCCGGAATGCGACTGCGAAGATCCACATCATGAACGTAACCAGGATGACCCGCTGCACCAGGCCTTTCCACTCAAACAGGTTGCTCCCGGGCTGCTGGCTGATTTTGAGCAGGACGATTCCTATTGTGAGGACAACACTGGCGGCGAGTGTCCACCCTGCCAGCGGGCGCCAGACGGCGTCCGTGCGGAAGCGCCGGTAGAAGACGAAGCAACTGAGGGGCGCGAACGTGAAAACGACGGCGCCGAAGATGCCGTGCACAACCCCGTGGACGCTGGCCTGGCCGAACATCGACGACGGGTCGGTAACGAAAGGTCCGGAGAGCATCAGGCTTGCACCGATGACCTGCACCAGCACGGGTCCGGCCCGGGAAGCCGCGCCGGCGCTGAAGTCCGCGGCGAGGCGGCGGCCGAACGCCAGCATCAAGGCGCCGGTGAGCACGAAGCTGAGGATCTGGATCCAGCCGTAAGGGCCGAGGGACAGCTCGCTGACGAACATGCCGGTCGGCGAGTATCCGGGGGACAGCCACCCGTAGA
This genomic window from Arthrobacter sp. 24S4-2 contains:
- a CDS encoding SRPBCC family protein, with product MGSTDYVFRTVWRVAGTPDEVAAILGDATLLPRWWPSVYLAVEPLPGTSEVGTPENSTAPGVPAPALLHTKGWLPYTLRWTMTVTEPVITRGFALTAAGDLNGTGRWSFEQDGPETVITYDWEVSAAKPLLRRLSWLLKPAFAANHHWAMARGVESLALELRRRRHPDDPTAVPLPPAATFRRALHRKP
- a CDS encoding EAL domain-containing protein → MSRDEFSIPPSAVPEPGAVSAESEPSASGAATTTLHQQVLEIIDAVLGDAEAEGEWARAQLRSFLEAHPGDPERALLEHLIATRQRTAEPADTVPPLEHRVPRRRPTRKPKTVPVRFSRSVNKRIQTVLRDKLLLTAFQPINDLSSGNAIGVEALTRFVGSDGASADVWFNEASAVGLGIELEIAALHCALKAALEVPENLFVAFNLTPGTCSDPRVGEALRAAHLTPDRIVIELTGRVQPADSMSLAASLDPLRRRGLRLAVSASGTGLASPEELAQLRPDIIKLDRKLIERIHESEGHQSHAASIVELARGVGATVVAEGIESPAELAVVTDLGVTAGQGFLFGRPSVQPLDWSAWTIRPKQHLRLL
- a CDS encoding DUF998 domain-containing protein, which gives rise to MISSTVPDPVAAGRGRVGLAAVAGMCGPVLFVSVFTVYGWLSPGYSPTGMFVSELSLGPYGWIQILSFVLTGALMLAFGRRLAADFSAGAASRAGPVLVQVIGASLMLSGPFVTDPSSMFGQASVHGVVHGIFGAVVFTFAPLSCFVFYRRFRTDAVWRPLAGWTLAASVVLTIGIVLLKISQQPGSNLFEWKGLVQRVILVTFMMWIFAVAFRLRRHYRLTSEQTEMLFRPDGPG
- the ggt gene encoding gamma-glutamyltransferase, producing the protein MPYVRRQLAALTAALAMSVAGGAVASPAYADARETEKTATATGYGGAVSTVDPEASAAAMEVLRKGGNAADAAVAAAATLGVTEPYSAGIGGGGYFVFYDAKTGEVGTIDGRETAPEAMPNDAFIDPATGKPYPFTPELVTSGVSVGVPGTPATWERALERWGTWGLGDALQPATDVASRGFVVDETFRQQTLDNKQRFAAFTSTSSLYLPDGDAPAVGSVFRNPDLADTYRLLATEGTRGFYGGPLADEIVATVKEPPKTATTDLPVPVGHMTTDDLAAYEALDQDPTHVEYRGLDVYGMAPSSSGGTTVGESLNILDPFNLSEMSKPDALHYYLEASALSFADRAKYVGDPAFVDVPTAELTDPLFGKERSCAIDPLHAAVKPVAPGDASTYDGVCPAAPAALADEKDTENISTTNMTVADKWGNVVEYTLTIEQTGGSGIVVPGRGFLLNNELTDFSTVYSPTDPNRIEPGKRPRSSMSPTIILKDGDPFLALGSPGGSTIITTVLQTILNRVDLGMSISEAIAAPRASQRNTAKVTAEPEFIAAYGSQLTPYGHEFTPSGDAFTSAAEIGAATAIEFKPGGRMVAAAEPVRRGGGSAMVLKPSR